The Silene latifolia isolate original U9 population chromosome X, ASM4854445v1, whole genome shotgun sequence genome contains the following window.
GTTATGGCAAAAATAACGTTACACTGAGGTTGTATATAAATTGAAGGGGTGGAGCAAGCAAGGGGGAAAAAATTCTCACACCATTAAGGTCATCTACCAAACCCACTATCATACACAAGTTGTAGAAAATTACTTCTCAACGCCATCAATTCGTGGCTCAATTGTACTTCGTTTCCTTATAGTGAATTGGCGGGataccgactccccccgcggttttcCCACACCGGGTTTCCGCGTCACCATTTTTTGTGtgtctttatctttttatttccATTCTTATcgttattatcatcattattctcGCCTAATTTTCGTTCGCCTTTTATCCTAATTCATATATAAATTAACCCCCGTTTCGAGGCTAAATAGAGTAGATCGCTTTGACCCACCATAAACGATTTGATAGgttcggtaaatttttaccaaaacagtttggcgcccaccgtggggcatagtgatcattttctatagccaaatcTTGTAAAACCGAACCAGCCGTCACCATGTTTGGAACCAGCCGGAATCCATCCAGCAGCTAGAGCATGATAGCCCTTTCCTCTGGAGCAGGACCTTCTCCTGTGTCTGCAGGATCAGCGAGCGCTCCTCCAAAGATCCGACGGATGGTTCCCAAGCATGTCACCGTAACCATGCTTTCGCCTCGCCTCGAAAGCACCAAGCAGTACTAGGGGCGAGCAAGTTTAGGCtcggaccggaaaaatggaccggaccggaccatttggtctggaccaaaccTGACATCGAATTTttaggtccggtcctcggtcctcatTTTTGAGTTTTCGGTCTTGGTCCGGTCGGACCAAACCCGGATATTTTAGGTCTGGACCAAATGGACcgaattttatgtttctaaagactgtcattaaaatattataaactaaattaccattttatcttcacaagacattataaattaatattgagtatatttttctcaaaaacaatcgtctaattattcatcaacatttaatttagtgaaacttaaatgtaattatcatacacGAAATAGTGAAAGAATTAGTTCTAGGTCTATTTCGGtctaagaccggaccggaccgaatatttcggatttggtccggtccaagaccgaaagttttaggtccgGTCTTCGGTCCACAAAAATTTTATTTTCGATCTTCGGTCCGGCccggtttggtccggtccggtccggtcttggaccgatgcTCAGCCCTAGCAGGTACCCAAGGAAGCAAGCGCGCCCAGCCAGCCCAGATCCAGCAGGGAAAGCGGCCCCAGCAGAAGTGAAGCTGTGTCCAGAGCCCCGACCCAGGAGGGATCAGGTGGAGGAGTTCTCAGAAGCAGAGGACCTCCAGTGCTTGACCCGATGCACGTGATGATTCAGGGGATGGATACTCTGCGTCAAGCCGTTGAGAATCTGAGGAAGGATAACCAGAACCTGATTGCTCAGATCGTGACAGCAGTCCAACCCAAACCAGCATCAGCACCTGAGGCCCTGAACCTGACCAACGATGGAGGATCAAGTCGATCAATTCCGTTAGAACTAGCCACCAGACTAGACCTTGCAGGAGTAGCACCCAGTGAACCAGTCGAGCCTAGAGGATTGGGATGTTTGTCATTTGACAAACCACCCAGCCTGCAGCAGACACTAGGTAATGCACTGTTTAGCACTCCGTCAGGATCTGACTATCCACCTTTTGCAGGAACACCCATGCACCAGACATCCGGATGGCAATCTGGAGCTGTCATCAACACAGCAGTTCCCTCAATCAGCCAATTCACCAGTGGAGCCTGAATCGGAGGTCTGcagcagacaccaggatggcagcCAGGATCTATAATCAGTGCAACACCAATGACAAGACCCTGGTTAGGAGTTACACCTGTTGGATCCTTCTCGCCTGattctaaccctcttgcaggagcAGGTAGTTCGCTGGAGCAGCAGTACCAGGAGCTGAGAGACCTGATGTACAGGATATCAGGCGTAACACGTCCATTAGAGAAAGCGGAACGCGATATCTATGcagactcacctttcgtggaCGACATAGCCCTCGTCGGCGTTCCTAAAGGATGTGTACCGCCAACCATGACGCTCTACgacggaaccacagatccacttgATCACGTCAACCACTACAAGCaaaaaatgatggtgataaccgcgACCGGGCCCTTaaaggaagcttgtatgtgcaaaggatttggatcgACCTTGTCTGAAGCAGCCCAGCAGTGGTTCGTCGGCCTGCCCAATAAAAGTATAGCTAACTTCGCCGACCTAGTTAATGCATTTAACCAGCAATTCGCCAGCAGCAGAAAGCTAGAGAAGCAGACCAGCGACCTCTATCGGATAGTGCAAGGGTTTGAGGAATCTACTCGTGATTACTTGAACATATTCAACAAGGAAAAAGTGGCAATTCCGAGGTGCGATATAGAAACTGATATACAAGCCTTCTGTCGGGGATTGCACCAGGATTCAGATCTGTACAAGAACCTGACCATGCATCCGTGCACTACCTTTGAGGAAGTACAATTAAAGTATCCAGAAAAGCCCCGGTAGAAAAGGGGAACGAAAGACCAGGACCCTACAGCAGAAGCGAGAATAAAGTGTCTGGAAGCACAGAAAGGAAGGACGACACAGACCTACCCCCAAGAGAAGATTCAAATATTTGAGTGGACAAAGGAACATGAGAAAAGTATTTAAGGAATTGAAACATTATCTCAGCACCCCGCCACTCCTGTCAAAGCCAGAGCCAGGAGAGACACTATTCATATACCTGTCAGTCACAGAAGCAACAGTTAGTGCAGTACTAGTGCGACAGCAGGAAGGATCACAGCACCCAATATATTACGTCAGTAAGTCTCTACttccagcagagaccaggtacacgtcACTATAAAAACTTGTCCTTGCACTAGTTACAACACTTATAAATTGCGTCCTTATTTCGAGTCTCACACAATTTCTGTGATAACTAACTATCCTCTTAAGACTATCATGAGAAAACCAGAATTGTCAGGAAGGATGGCTAAGTGGTCCGTGCACCTGAGCGGTTATGACTTGAAATTTGAACCTCGTACAGCTATAAAGTCCCAGGCTCGGGCGGACTTTGTGTCTGACTTCTGCCCAGCTCTCCAGACCCAGGCAGAGcaggtgtggacagcgggccgcccacgggggcgcttgggttggaaaagaggaacaagcgtttgcatttttgtatggagtcgccaccaatttttataggaaattggaaccgttcgaatacctcgtgtcatgtcaagacacaaagtaaagacatgaacaataagcaatcgttacccttagcattctatgtctagaatgactctcgtggatgccaatgaacacgggtgttcacagat
Protein-coding sequences here:
- the LOC141620469 gene encoding uncharacterized protein LOC141620469, coding for MTRPWLGVTPVGSFSPDSNPLAGAGSSLEQQYQELRDLMYRISGVTRPLEKAERDIYADSPFVDDIALVGVPKGCVPPTMTLYDGTTDPLDHVNHYKQKMMVITATGPLKEACMCKGFGSTLSEAAQQWFVGLPNKSIANFADLVNAFNQQFASSRKLEKQTSDLYRIVQGFEESTRDYLNIFNKEKVAIPRCDIETDIQAFCRGLHQDSDLYKNLTMHPCTTFEEVQLKYPEKPR